From Novosphingobium decolorationis, one genomic window encodes:
- a CDS encoding nuclear transport factor 2 family protein, with amino-acid sequence MTGSKWRIGALMAALVAGAGSAPVRADETENARAAIWTLEQAIYDGRSKGDVSAYANTTAKGYMAWPPVLAAPMRVDGFDAALANPQASQEELAMELIDFTLHGETAIIYYRTHRTRLADGTPADDRFDVTHTWIREDGAWRVLGGMARSQVLP; translated from the coding sequence ATGACGGGTTCGAAATGGCGCATCGGCGCACTGATGGCCGCACTTGTGGCCGGGGCGGGCAGCGCGCCTGTCCGGGCGGACGAGACCGAGAACGCGCGCGCGGCGATCTGGACGCTGGAGCAGGCGATCTACGATGGGCGGAGCAAGGGCGATGTCTCGGCCTACGCGAACACGACCGCAAAAGGGTACATGGCCTGGCCGCCGGTGCTGGCGGCGCCGATGCGGGTGGACGGGTTTGATGCCGCCCTTGCCAATCCGCAGGCCTCGCAGGAGGAACTGGCGATGGAGCTGATCGACTTCACCCTGCACGGCGAGACGGCGATCATCTACTACCGTACCCACCGCACGCGGCTTGCCGACGGGACGCCCGCCGACGACCGCTTCGATGTCACCCACACCTGGATCCGAGAAGATGGCGCCTGGCGTGTTCTGGGCGGCATGGCGCGCAGCCAGGTCCTTCCCTGA
- a CDS encoding MFS transporter, producing the protein MTQTRRAATQPSTVALITFALAAFGPGLLQMPMMAYVSQLYAKEFGIDLAALGGVLVTLRVFDAVTDQLMGYVSDRTRTRWGARKPWIVAGGLLCLIASFFLLRPSGPVGLVYLVAWKALYDFGFTMIDINQQSWGAELTTEYKARSKITGAKAIVTQLGSLGNYVLPIAVAWFGLSESSAYSIDMLAYFFVAAAVIFPVTIGISFFFAPKGIALPAKRPELIGFLKSVRSNKPLWIYLASFTLCGMGMGILQIIFTFYDGYLKLGAWYPYLMTVFAITMAASMPLWIWAAGRFGKHKSYVVAVTISSLAMQGYWFVDVATMSLDTILAISFVVIVFIGAGASAIVVISPAILADVADYGRLRTGEQRTGGYFAFYLLTNKVALAIGAGAAFLLLSLFGYDARADATNDATAAFGMLFTVALLPAILKIGGALIIWRFPIDQRRHAVIQRRIVQLETRQLEARMPLAPA; encoded by the coding sequence ATGACCCAGACGAGACGAGCCGCCACGCAGCCAAGCACCGTCGCCCTCATCACCTTCGCACTCGCCGCCTTCGGGCCGGGCCTGCTGCAGATGCCGATGATGGCCTACGTGTCCCAGCTCTACGCCAAGGAATTCGGGATCGACCTTGCCGCGCTGGGCGGCGTGCTTGTCACCTTGCGGGTGTTCGATGCCGTCACCGACCAGCTCATGGGCTACGTCTCGGACCGCACGCGCACGCGCTGGGGCGCACGCAAGCCCTGGATCGTGGCGGGCGGCCTGCTGTGCCTCATCGCCTCCTTCTTCCTGCTGCGCCCGAGCGGACCGGTCGGCCTTGTCTACCTCGTCGCGTGGAAGGCACTCTACGACTTCGGCTTCACGATGATCGACATCAACCAGCAGTCCTGGGGCGCGGAGCTGACCACCGAATATAAGGCGCGCTCGAAGATCACCGGGGCCAAGGCCATCGTCACCCAACTGGGGAGCCTGGGCAACTACGTCCTGCCGATCGCGGTCGCCTGGTTCGGCCTCAGCGAAAGCTCGGCCTACTCGATCGACATGCTCGCCTATTTCTTCGTGGCGGCCGCAGTGATCTTTCCCGTGACCATCGGCATCAGCTTCTTCTTCGCGCCCAAGGGGATCGCGCTTCCCGCCAAGCGCCCCGAACTGATCGGCTTCCTGAAATCGGTGCGTTCCAACAAGCCCTTGTGGATCTACCTGGCCTCTTTCACCTTGTGCGGGATGGGCATGGGGATCCTGCAGATCATCTTCACGTTCTATGATGGCTACCTGAAACTCGGCGCCTGGTACCCCTACCTGATGACCGTCTTCGCGATCACCATGGCCGCCTCCATGCCGCTGTGGATCTGGGCGGCGGGACGTTTCGGCAAGCACAAGAGTTATGTCGTGGCGGTCACGATCTCCAGCCTTGCGATGCAGGGCTACTGGTTCGTCGATGTCGCCACGATGAGCCTCGACACGATCCTCGCGATCAGTTTCGTCGTCATCGTCTTCATCGGTGCGGGGGCCTCGGCCATCGTCGTCATCAGCCCCGCGATCCTGGCCGATGTTGCCGACTACGGGCGCCTGCGCACCGGCGAGCAGCGCACCGGGGGCTATTTCGCCTTCTACCTTCTCACCAACAAGGTGGCGCTGGCCATCGGCGCGGGCGCGGCGTTCCTGCTTCTCAGCCTGTTTGGCTACGATGCCCGCGCGGACGCCACCAACGATGCGACCGCCGCCTTCGGCATGCTCTTCACCGTCGCGCTGCTTCCCGCAATTCTCAAGATCGGCGGCGCGCTCATCATCTGGCGCTTTCCCATCGACCAGCGCCGCCACGCGGTGATCCAGCGGCGCATCGTTCAGCTTGAGACCCGCCAGCTCGAAGCCCGGATGCCGCTCGCACCCGCATGA
- a CDS encoding aldo/keto reductase, producing the protein MTRTINGKALNPVGLGCMNVAWAYGNPPERADAEALFRHALDNGCDHFDTANIYGKGVSEEILGTAIMDRRDEFFLATKTGIIVDGARRGIDCSPDAITASIEASLERLRTDHIDLFYMHRFDPKVPIADSVGAMVRAMEAGKIGSYGVSEWSSAHIREAHAVHPMAAVQTEYSLWTRNVELGVLEATKELGIALVAFSPVARGALCGELTDPATLTEKDLRRTHPRFLPENWPANLELIQQFNALAAEAGVAPAQLALAWVLAQGENVHAIPGTRSVAHWEENNAAATCDVPAEVLEKAAALINQESVHGHRYPEVMRGTIDTEDYV; encoded by the coding sequence ATGACCCGCACGATCAACGGCAAGGCCCTCAATCCCGTCGGGCTTGGCTGCATGAACGTGGCCTGGGCCTATGGCAATCCGCCCGAAAGGGCGGATGCCGAGGCTCTGTTCCGCCACGCGCTCGACAATGGCTGCGACCATTTCGACACGGCCAACATCTACGGCAAGGGTGTCTCGGAAGAGATCCTGGGCACCGCGATCATGGACCGGCGCGACGAGTTCTTCCTTGCCACCAAGACCGGGATCATCGTCGATGGCGCCCGCCGCGGCATCGACTGCAGCCCGGACGCGATCACCGCCTCGATCGAGGCGAGCTTGGAGCGCCTGCGCACCGACCACATCGACCTGTTCTACATGCACAGATTCGATCCCAAGGTGCCCATCGCGGATTCGGTGGGGGCCATGGTGCGCGCCATGGAAGCGGGCAAGATCGGCTCCTACGGCGTCTCGGAGTGGTCCTCGGCCCACATCCGTGAAGCCCATGCCGTGCACCCGATGGCCGCGGTCCAGACCGAGTATTCGCTGTGGACGCGCAACGTCGAACTGGGCGTTCTGGAAGCGACGAAGGAGCTGGGCATCGCCCTCGTGGCCTTCTCGCCGGTCGCGCGCGGCGCACTGTGCGGGGAGTTGACCGATCCGGCCACGCTCACCGAGAAGGATCTGCGCCGCACGCATCCGCGCTTCCTGCCCGAGAACTGGCCCGCCAACCTGGAACTCATCCAGCAGTTCAACGCGCTCGCCGCCGAGGCCGGTGTGGCGCCCGCCCAGCTGGCGCTGGCCTGGGTCCTTGCCCAGGGCGAGAACGTCCACGCGATCCCGGGCACCCGCTCGGTCGCGCACTGGGAAGAGAACAATGCGGCCGCCACATGCGATGTCCCGGCCGAAGTGCTGGAAAAGGCCGCCGCCCTCATCAACCAGGAGAGCGTGCATGGCCACCGCTATCCCGAAGTGATGCGCGGCACCATCGACACCGAGGACTACGTCTGA
- the ligA gene encoding protocatechuate 4,5-dioxygenase subunit alpha, translated as MAGHSDIHEYLADFEDIPGTRVYTAARARKGYHLNQFAMSLMKPENRQRWLADERAYINEWPMTQEQREAVLARDYNRLLDLGGNIYFLAKVFSTDGLSFVQAVSTMTGMSVEDYQAMMVAGGRSPEGQRSIKGDS; from the coding sequence ATGGCTGGACACAGCGACATTCACGAGTACCTCGCCGACTTCGAGGACATTCCCGGCACGCGTGTCTACACCGCCGCGCGTGCCCGCAAGGGCTACCACCTCAACCAGTTCGCGATGAGCCTGATGAAACCGGAAAACCGCCAGCGCTGGCTGGCGGACGAACGGGCCTACATCAACGAGTGGCCGATGACGCAGGAGCAGAGGGAGGCCGTGCTCGCGCGCGACTACAACCGCCTGCTCGACCTTGGCGGCAATATCTACTTCCTCGCCAAGGTCTTCTCGACCGATGGCCTGAGCTTCGTGCAGGCGGTTTCGACAATGACCGGCATGAGCGTGGAAGACTACCAGGCGATGATGGTCGCAGGCGGCCGCTCGCCCGAAGGCCAGCGTTCGATCAAGGGAGACAGCTGA
- a CDS encoding Gfo/Idh/MocA family oxidoreductase, translating into MRIALVGAGAFGEKHLDGLKNIDGVEIASVISRRADQAAEVAAKYGAPHSGTELSEALALPDVDAVILCTPTQMHAEQAIACMDAGKHVQVEIPLSDSWEAAEAVVAKQKETGLVCMVGHTRRFNPSHQYVHNKIEAGEFNVQQMDVQTYFFRRKNMNAKGQPRSWTDHLLWHHAAHTIDLFAYQSGKIVSANVLQGPKHPELGIAMDMSIQLKAETGAICTLSLSFNNNGPLGTFFRYIGDSETYIARYDDLVNGREEEIDLTGVTVSNNGIELQDREFVAAIQEGREPNSSVGKVLDCYRVIGELAASLEAQDGWS; encoded by the coding sequence ATGCGTATAGCTCTCGTCGGCGCCGGCGCCTTCGGTGAAAAGCACCTCGACGGCCTCAAGAACATCGACGGTGTCGAAATCGCCTCGGTCATCTCGCGCCGTGCCGACCAGGCCGCCGAAGTCGCCGCCAAGTACGGCGCACCCCACTCGGGCACCGAGCTTTCCGAAGCGCTCGCCCTGCCCGATGTCGATGCCGTGATCCTGTGCACGCCGACCCAGATGCACGCCGAACAGGCCATCGCCTGCATGGATGCGGGCAAGCACGTGCAGGTCGAGATCCCCCTGTCGGACAGCTGGGAAGCGGCCGAAGCGGTCGTCGCCAAGCAGAAGGAAACGGGCCTTGTCTGCATGGTCGGGCACACCCGCCGCTTCAATCCCTCGCACCAGTACGTGCACAACAAGATCGAGGCCGGCGAGTTCAACGTCCAGCAGATGGACGTGCAGACCTACTTCTTCCGCCGCAAGAACATGAACGCCAAGGGCCAGCCGCGCTCGTGGACCGACCACCTGCTGTGGCACCACGCCGCGCACACCATCGACCTGTTCGCCTACCAGTCGGGCAAGATCGTCTCGGCCAACGTCCTGCAGGGGCCCAAGCACCCCGAACTCGGCATCGCGATGGACATGTCGATCCAGCTCAAGGCGGAAACCGGCGCGATCTGCACGCTCTCGCTCTCGTTCAACAACAACGGCCCGCTCGGCACGTTCTTCCGCTACATCGGCGACAGCGAGACCTACATCGCGCGCTACGATGACCTTGTGAACGGCCGCGAGGAAGAAATCGACCTTACCGGCGTGACCGTCTCGAACAACGGCATCGAGCTGCAGGACCGCGAATTCGTGGCCGCGATCCAGGAAGGGCGCGAGCCCAACTCCTCGGTCGGCAAGGTGCTCGACTGCTACCGCGTGATCGGTGAACTCGCCGCCAGCCTCGAAGCGCAGGACGGCTGGTCCTGA
- a CDS encoding class III extradiol dioxygenase subunit beta, with the protein MAKITAGVASSHVPLLGVASDQGKDRDDYFGPIFAGYDWTREWIAKPENKPDVVILVYNDHASAFDMSIIPTFAIGCGERYAPADEGWGPRKVPDVEGHPDLAWHIAQSLILDEFDMTIINEMDVDHGLTVPLTMMYDKPDAWPVKVIPLAVNVVTYPPPSGNRCWSLGEAIARAVNSFGEDLNVQIWGTGGMSHQLQGQRAGLINAEWDNMFLDKLIGDTQDLRHVPHIEYLRETGSEGIEMVMWLIMRGALGKSTKCLHRHYHVPCSNTAIGHIVLEPVDGSVPPSPTLEGNNDAAQAAI; encoded by the coding sequence ATGGCCAAGATTACTGCAGGCGTGGCCTCCAGCCACGTGCCGCTGCTCGGCGTGGCCTCGGACCAGGGCAAGGACCGGGACGACTACTTCGGCCCGATCTTCGCCGGGTACGACTGGACGCGCGAGTGGATCGCCAAGCCCGAGAACAAGCCCGACGTGGTGATCCTGGTCTACAACGACCACGCCTCGGCCTTCGACATGAGCATCATCCCGACTTTCGCGATCGGCTGCGGAGAGCGCTATGCCCCCGCCGACGAGGGCTGGGGCCCGCGCAAGGTGCCAGACGTGGAGGGCCACCCGGACCTTGCCTGGCACATCGCGCAGAGCCTGATCCTCGATGAATTCGACATGACCATCATCAACGAGATGGACGTCGATCACGGCCTCACCGTGCCGCTCACGATGATGTACGACAAGCCCGATGCCTGGCCGGTCAAGGTCATCCCCCTCGCGGTCAACGTCGTCACCTACCCGCCGCCGTCGGGCAACCGCTGCTGGTCGTTGGGCGAAGCCATCGCGCGCGCGGTCAACTCCTTTGGTGAGGACCTCAACGTGCAGATCTGGGGCACGGGCGGCATGAGCCACCAGCTTCAGGGCCAGCGCGCAGGCCTCATCAATGCCGAGTGGGACAACATGTTCCTCGACAAGCTGATCGGCGACACGCAGGACCTGCGCCATGTCCCTCACATCGAGTACCTGCGCGAAACGGGCTCGGAAGGCATCGAGATGGTCATGTGGCTGATCATGCGCGGCGCCCTGGGCAAGAGCACGAAGTGCCTGCACCGCCACTACCACGTGCCTTGTTCGAACACCGCGATCGGGCATATCGTGCTCGAACCCGTGGACGGGAGCGTGCCGCCCAGCCCCACGCTCGAAGGCAACAACGACGCGGCGCAGGCCGCCATCTGA
- a CDS encoding FAD-dependent oxidoreductase, whose product MSDTLHFPVVVVGAGGTGLTAALAAHDAGVEALVIERDATPLGSTAMSTGLIPASGTPEQAAQGIADSPELFAQDIMAKTKGLTDPDMALAIARESVETIAWMRDEHGVPLDLVDGFLYPGHSVRRMYGTPNRTGGELMAALEDACGKAEIPILTEATVEEVLHDGARVTGVRYRRPDGALEDVTCDALILACSGFAGNPEMVAKFIPDMAAATFHGHPGNKGDAVRWGEELGAQLEDMTGYQGHGGLAMGHGIPILWPLIMEGGFQVNLEGKRFSDESAGYSEQAAKVNAQPEHVAWSIFDERLHQLMCAFDDYRDALKAGAVVSAQTLEELAEKTRLPARALGATLADVAAIARGEAQDAWGRRFEERHLLEAPYYAARVTGALFHTQGGLVVDAEARVCGVDGTPLPNLFAGGGAARGISGTGSYGYLAGNGLLAATTLGKVAGRSAARLVEG is encoded by the coding sequence ATGAGCGATACCCTGCATTTCCCGGTCGTTGTCGTGGGCGCCGGGGGCACGGGGCTCACCGCCGCGCTGGCCGCGCACGATGCGGGCGTGGAGGCGCTGGTGATCGAGCGCGACGCGACCCCGCTCGGCTCCACGGCGATGTCGACAGGGCTCATTCCGGCCTCGGGCACGCCCGAACAGGCTGCGCAGGGTATTGCCGATTCCCCGGAACTGTTCGCGCAGGACATCATGGCCAAGACCAAGGGGCTGACCGATCCCGATATGGCGCTTGCCATCGCGCGCGAGTCGGTCGAGACGATTGCCTGGATGCGCGACGAACACGGCGTGCCGCTCGATCTGGTCGATGGCTTCCTCTATCCCGGCCACAGCGTGCGGCGCATGTACGGGACGCCCAACCGCACCGGGGGCGAGCTGATGGCCGCGCTGGAGGACGCCTGCGGGAAGGCCGAGATCCCGATCCTGACCGAGGCGACCGTGGAAGAGGTGCTGCATGACGGCGCGCGGGTGACAGGCGTGCGCTACCGCCGTCCCGATGGCGCGCTGGAGGATGTCACCTGCGATGCGCTGATCCTCGCCTGCTCAGGCTTTGCGGGCAATCCCGAGATGGTGGCAAAGTTCATCCCCGACATGGCCGCGGCCACCTTCCACGGTCATCCCGGCAACAAGGGCGACGCGGTGCGCTGGGGCGAGGAACTGGGCGCGCAGCTGGAAGACATGACCGGTTACCAGGGGCACGGGGGTCTGGCCATGGGGCACGGTATCCCGATCCTGTGGCCGCTCATCATGGAAGGCGGCTTCCAGGTGAACCTGGAGGGCAAGCGCTTCTCCGATGAAAGCGCGGGCTATTCCGAGCAGGCCGCCAAGGTCAACGCGCAGCCCGAGCATGTCGCCTGGTCGATCTTCGATGAGCGCCTGCACCAGCTCATGTGTGCCTTTGACGACTACCGTGATGCCCTGAAGGCAGGCGCGGTGGTGAGCGCGCAGACCCTCGAGGAACTGGCCGAGAAGACCCGCCTTCCGGCCAGGGCGCTTGGCGCCACGCTGGCCGATGTCGCCGCGATCGCGCGGGGGGAGGCGCAGGATGCCTGGGGGCGCCGTTTCGAGGAGCGCCACTTGCTCGAAGCGCCCTACTACGCCGCGCGTGTCACGGGAGCGCTGTTCCACACCCAGGGCGGCCTCGTTGTCGATGCCGAGGCGCGCGTATGCGGCGTGGACGGCACGCCGCTGCCCAATCTCTTTGCCGGTGGCGGCGCGGCGCGCGGGATCTCGGGCACGGGCTCCTACGGGTATCTCGCGGGCAACGGGCTCCTTGCGGCAACGACGCTGGGCAAGGTGGCCGGGCGCAGCGCGGCGCGGCTGGTCGAAGGCTGA
- a CDS encoding class I SAM-dependent methyltransferase: MSEAKSEETGTQAVRMPVASQTMSQRSRAGLDVLGGILKFTSVATREAARQDFETSPEGRALTEAHATGTADTPEAIAERVDKAKDLAASLPNYRMERFAQRYVAEEMMNRNLVAAEEMRAMHEHLDSLPVNSAGGSLALDPEAPLPDWYEGIHFHLAPIGVDGYDLGTKGAGIGRVFRYGGFAAVPPGSNIGGQRIDVVQQFRRRDHTRILEIGCGSVFTLLAISKVFPEAELIGCDLNGRGLKEGHRLAEKMGLKVDLRQCDARTTGEADESVDAVFSYAVHHEAPVPVNREMFAEAFRILKSGGEIVISDPPPFRAVDMFTAVLLEWDNDHREEPYFREACLANWEDELRAAGFVEVEAYGLGAQSYPWVTRAVKP; encoded by the coding sequence ATGAGTGAGGCGAAATCGGAAGAAACCGGCACACAAGCCGTGCGGATGCCCGTCGCGTCCCAGACCATGTCGCAGCGCAGCCGCGCCGGGCTCGACGTGCTGGGCGGCATCCTCAAGTTCACCTCGGTCGCCACGCGCGAGGCCGCACGCCAGGACTTCGAGACAAGCCCTGAAGGCCGCGCGCTCACCGAAGCGCATGCGACCGGCACCGCCGATACGCCCGAAGCCATTGCGGAGCGCGTCGACAAGGCCAAGGATCTGGCCGCCAGCCTTCCCAACTACCGCATGGAACGCTTCGCCCAGCGCTACGTCGCCGAAGAGATGATGAACCGCAACCTCGTCGCCGCCGAGGAAATGCGCGCGATGCACGAGCATCTCGATAGCCTGCCGGTGAACAGCGCGGGCGGCAGCCTCGCCCTCGATCCCGAGGCACCGCTCCCGGACTGGTACGAGGGCATCCACTTCCACCTCGCGCCCATCGGCGTCGATGGCTACGATTTGGGCACCAAGGGCGCCGGGATCGGGCGCGTGTTCCGCTACGGCGGCTTTGCTGCCGTGCCGCCGGGCTCGAACATTGGCGGGCAGCGCATCGATGTCGTCCAGCAGTTCCGCCGCCGGGACCACACGCGCATCCTTGAAATCGGCTGTGGCAGCGTGTTCACCCTGCTGGCGATCTCCAAGGTCTTCCCCGAGGCCGAACTGATCGGCTGTGACCTCAACGGCCGGGGCCTGAAAGAGGGCCACCGCCTCGCCGAGAAGATGGGCCTCAAGGTGGACCTGCGCCAGTGCGACGCGCGCACGACGGGCGAGGCCGACGAAAGCGTGGACGCTGTCTTCAGCTACGCCGTTCACCACGAAGCGCCCGTTCCCGTGAACCGCGAGATGTTCGCCGAGGCCTTCCGCATCCTCAAATCCGGAGGTGAGATCGTGATCTCCGACCCGCCCCCGTTCCGCGCGGTCGACATGTTCACCGCCGTCCTGCTGGAATGGGACAACGACCACCGCGAGGAACCCTATTTCCGCGAAGCGTGCCTTGCCAACTGGGAGGACGAACTGCGCGCAGCGGGCTTCGTCGAGGTCGAGGCCTATGGCCTGGGCGCCCAGTCCTACCCCTGGGTCACGCGCGCGGTGAAGCCCTGA
- a CDS encoding sulfotransferase domain-containing protein codes for MSGTDDMSGTRDEAGIPWILPAIQQDIAWRDGDIVISVPAKSGTTWTMNIVHQLLNAGCHAFEDIYAEVPWIEFLRHPGDTPADVHARLCTMPADRPRAFKTHSPPPVVPYLDGRDSAQVRYIVVLRNPEEALVSVMPFLAQHTDAWFDLWGLPRNMLCRSDFATFYADIIAKSGMHAQGFFGFLNAWWPLRAAPNVLFLHFGDMKRDHAGTIHKVADFLGISLDDAAWSRVLEYTSFAWMKAHQSRFELPTVCPSPVLGPGAMIRKGETGHAREDGMTASIAADLRRVGEATCPDPAALEWYYTGGPLP; via the coding sequence ATGAGCGGGACCGACGACATGAGCGGGACCAGGGACGAAGCAGGCATTCCCTGGATCCTACCCGCGATCCAGCAGGACATCGCCTGGCGCGACGGCGACATCGTCATCTCGGTTCCCGCCAAAAGCGGCACGACCTGGACGATGAACATCGTCCACCAGTTGCTGAACGCTGGCTGCCATGCCTTCGAGGACATCTACGCCGAAGTCCCGTGGATCGAGTTCCTGCGCCATCCGGGCGATACGCCTGCGGATGTCCACGCGCGCCTGTGCACCATGCCTGCCGACCGTCCGCGCGCCTTCAAGACCCACTCCCCGCCGCCCGTGGTCCCTTATCTGGACGGACGGGATAGCGCGCAGGTTCGCTACATCGTGGTGCTGCGTAATCCCGAAGAGGCGCTCGTATCGGTGATGCCATTCCTGGCCCAGCATACCGATGCCTGGTTCGACCTCTGGGGCCTCCCGCGCAACATGTTGTGCCGTTCGGACTTCGCCACCTTCTATGCCGACATCATCGCGAAGAGCGGCATGCACGCGCAGGGCTTTTTCGGCTTCCTCAACGCCTGGTGGCCACTGCGCGCCGCGCCCAACGTGCTCTTCCTGCACTTTGGCGACATGAAGCGCGACCATGCAGGGACGATCCACAAGGTCGCCGATTTCCTCGGGATCTCGCTCGACGATGCGGCCTGGTCGCGGGTCCTGGAATACACCTCGTTCGCGTGGATGAAGGCCCACCAATCACGCTTCGAGCTGCCCACTGTATGCCCCAGCCCGGTGCTGGGGCCAGGCGCGATGATCCGCAAGGGCGAGACCGGCCACGCCCGTGAGGATGGCATGACCGCCAGCATTGCTGCAGACCTGCGCCGGGTGGGCGAGGCCACCTGCCCCGATCCCGCGGCGCTGGAGTGGTACTACACCGGCGGCCCTCTGCCCTGA
- a CDS encoding SDR family oxidoreductase yields the protein MPESRKTAVVTGSTRGIGRALAEALLTRGINVVVSSTNAEEARAVAEEIGRDMPASALGLACDVTRPEDVNALWAQTCVQMGKVDIWINNAGLALGGPLMQITDEDMRSMLDVNVMGVVHGCRTAIRGFAQAEHAGALYTMLGAGADGSLVPQMSGYAASKVAVTYLMDCLAEETLGTPVLTGSLSPGLVITEGFLRENRKTGGMPPERRAQVNLIADHPATIGRWAARIVDTNTKHGKTFHWLTRRKIRERARSGRREVLSAYPELAGGASQANLPGG from the coding sequence ATGCCCGAGAGCCGCAAGACCGCCGTTGTCACCGGCAGCACACGCGGGATCGGACGCGCACTTGCCGAGGCGCTCCTGACGCGCGGGATCAACGTGGTCGTCTCTTCCACCAACGCCGAGGAGGCCCGCGCGGTCGCCGAGGAGATCGGCCGCGACATGCCTGCAAGTGCGCTGGGCCTTGCCTGCGACGTCACCCGCCCCGAAGACGTCAACGCGCTGTGGGCCCAGACCTGCGTGCAGATGGGCAAGGTCGATATCTGGATCAACAACGCCGGTCTCGCGCTTGGTGGCCCGCTCATGCAGATCACCGACGAGGACATGCGCTCCATGCTCGACGTCAATGTCATGGGCGTGGTCCACGGCTGCCGCACCGCCATTCGCGGCTTCGCGCAGGCCGAACACGCCGGCGCTCTCTACACCATGCTCGGCGCAGGGGCCGACGGCAGCCTTGTCCCCCAGATGAGCGGCTATGCAGCCAGCAAGGTGGCGGTCACCTATCTCATGGATTGCCTGGCCGAGGAGACGCTGGGCACGCCCGTCCTCACCGGATCGCTGAGCCCCGGCCTCGTCATCACCGAAGGGTTCCTGCGCGAGAACCGCAAGACAGGCGGCATGCCCCCGGAACGCCGCGCCCAGGTCAACCTCATTGCCGATCACCCCGCCACCATCGGGCGCTGGGCCGCGCGCATCGTCGACACCAACACCAAGCACGGCAAGACCTTCCACTGGCTCACCCGCCGCAAGATCCGCGAACGCGCCCGCAGTGGTCGGCGCGAAGTGCTTTCGGCCTATCCCGAGCTCGCGGGCGGTGCATCGCAAGCGAACCTTCCTGGGGGATGA
- a CDS encoding DUF3089 domain-containing protein yields the protein MAQGRAHAVDVFYVHPTSFLSRSAWNADVADGPTNRWTDISVLARQASAFNACCRIYAPRYRQASLAAVLDGEEGPRAYDLAYGDISRAFAHYLAEANDGRPFVLVGHSQGALMVRRLLQEHVRGTPLAARMVAAYVVGVAVLEGDFAHDLAGLLPCRGEDDTGCVLSWNTFQAGSDAQSYRARAQGPFLAAHPEGDARLLCNDPVTLAGRARGSGALPGKAGEGNLQALVAGAVSVTCEEGIAMLEVDPALEYAPLPAGNLHYHDIAAFYADIAADVARRIAAFQGAHS from the coding sequence TTGGCGCAGGGCAGAGCGCACGCGGTCGACGTCTTCTACGTCCACCCGACGAGCTTCCTGTCACGCAGCGCCTGGAATGCGGATGTCGCCGATGGCCCGACCAATCGCTGGACCGATATCTCGGTGCTGGCGCGTCAGGCGAGCGCGTTCAACGCCTGCTGCCGGATCTACGCGCCGCGCTACCGCCAGGCCTCGCTTGCGGCCGTCCTCGACGGCGAGGAAGGGCCGCGCGCCTACGATCTGGCCTATGGTGATATCTCCCGCGCCTTCGCGCACTATCTGGCTGAGGCCAACGACGGTCGGCCCTTTGTTCTCGTGGGCCACAGCCAAGGGGCCTTGATGGTGCGTCGCCTGCTGCAGGAGCACGTGCGCGGCACGCCGCTCGCCGCGCGCATGGTTGCGGCCTATGTTGTCGGGGTGGCCGTGCTCGAGGGGGATTTCGCCCATGATCTGGCCGGGCTTTTGCCATGCCGGGGAGAGGATGACACCGGCTGCGTGCTCAGCTGGAACACCTTTCAGGCGGGCAGCGATGCGCAAAGCTACCGCGCGCGGGCGCAGGGCCCCTTCCTCGCCGCCCATCCCGAAGGGGATGCACGACTGCTGTGCAACGACCCGGTGACGCTTGCCGGGCGCGCACGCGGGAGCGGGGCTCTGCCCGGAAAGGCGGGCGAGGGGAACCTGCAGGCGCTTGTCGCTGGCGCGGTCTCGGTGACCTGCGAGGAGGGCATTGCCATGCTCGAGGTCGATCCGGCGCTGGAATATGCACCGCTTCCCGCCGGGAACCTGCATTACCACGACATCGCGGCCTTCTACGCCGATATTGCGGCGGACGTTGCGCGCCGGATCGCGGCGTTCCAGGGTGCGCACAGCTGA